gaggcgaGCCTAGATTACAGGGAGTCCTTCCTTGTCTTAATCAATTAACTCTGGACCACATACGCTCAATGTAATTATCAAGGAGTTAATCATCTTATTTCTAGGAACCCCAGTGTTTATTTCTTCCCCTGTATTCTGTGCACTGTATTTTTCTGtctaatgtaatttttaaattaaattataaatttaagtgATAGAAACATCAACATTATACAAATTCATGGGTGGTGTGCAATGTTTTGATACATTTGCATTGTGTAATGTTCAGACATTACACATTTTCATTAAGTCAAATAACAGTTCATTACTTAATCTCAGATTGTGACATATTCATCATGTAAAATGATTCACTCATTAACATTCAGATAATACAATTCAAATTTATATTTCTTGTGTTATAATTATCTTTTATCAAGGATACGATGATCAAAATCAACCCATCATAGCAGATTATATTGATAATTAGAATATTAAATcaacaaatgtatttttgtttttcaagacagggtttctccatgtagtttttggtacctgtcctggatctctctctctgtagactaggctgtcctcgaactcatagagatctgcctggctctgccttcccgagtgctgggattaaaggcttggctaacaaatgtattttcttaagTAAATCCAATCTATTGTTCTTGGAAAGATGTTTAAAGTAGGCCAGAGACAGACCAGACCCTGGGACAAGTCAAGTCCAAACATTACAGAGACAAGGGCTTCAAAGACAAAAGCTGGTTTCTTGAAAATAATCACTGCTGTTAGTTATCCTAATCAATATGCAGTGGGCTGAATGTCTGTGTTCCTCAAAAATATGTTGACACCTAATTCCACTGTGATGGTATTTGTTAAGTCTCAAACCCCGGGAAAATGGGAGagaatagccagaggcagggccaTCTgatcatgtccactctggactctcccagacaTCCCCGCCTCTGGCTACGCCTCCCttgtatctacaataaaccttcttctccaccatacctaggaacagtcatgtctgaattccttttttctttttttcattcatctggtgccaaaacctggtaccagtcatgtcctttctttttaattttttttttcattcagtatttaGAGGCAGAGGCCTTTGGGAGATTAGCTGATGAGGGCGGAGCTGTCATGAATGGAATTAGTTCCTTATCTAAAAAAGGCCAGAGTGAacacatcccccccaccccacccccagtacaAGAATCCACCTTTTATAAACAAGAAAGGCAGCCACCACCAACAAAGCAACTGTATCAGCAATTAactgcagtttctttcttttttttaaattatttgttttgtgttcattggtgtttttacttgcatgtgtctgtgtgagggtatcagatcccctggaactggagttacagatggttgtgagccaccatgtgggtgctgggaattgaactcaggtcccctggaagagcagccagtgctcttaacctctgagccatctctccagcccccttaactGCAGTGTCTAATCATTCCATTTTACCATTTGAATTTTATTAGAAATTCTGCCTCATTTAGGATTGCTCATTCTGACTTTAATTAGCTTGAGTACTCAAGAAAAGAATGTATCTtctcaataaatcttttttttttttttaattttatgtttgggtgttttgctggcatgtgtgtctgtgtaccatgtgcatgcctggtgcccagaggccagaagagggtgttgaaccTCCTGTATCTGGAGTTGAGACACCATATGGatactgggactcaaacccaggtcctctggaagagcagccgaagatcttaactgctgagctgagctgtctctccagcctctttggttgttgttgcttttcaagacagcgtttctctgtatacctctggctgtcttggaactcacgttatagatcaggttggtcttgaactcagatccacctgcttctgtctcctaagtgctggaattaaaggcatgcgccaccactgctcagctcttTCCAGCCTCTTAATCTTAACTAGTGACTTAATGTTGAAGATTTAACATGGGGAAAATGTCCAATTTATTAAAAAGTGTCAAGTTTTTTCTCAACATGGCAACAGTGAGGATTAAGAAAATAGGATTAATGAAGAAATGAACATGATGCATAGGGATCATCAACCAGAAAATGGATGGGGTATGTCCCTCCAAACAGTAAGACCAACTCCAATTTtaaaacctggaggcagatagctgagggagaaaagagagtggTCCTACCCAGAACTGGACCCTACATGCTAGGAGATGGACCTGACCAGCAAGATGTGGCCACTGTTATCCCATCACTTGTCTGGATTTGAggtctgctccacaggagggaattcaggcCTTGGACGGTAAGCCCTGCCACGTCCATGGCTCAGGAGGTCACAGGCCCCAGGAGAGAACGTCCTACcactgttttgctaaatggtcactTGGTCAAACTGCCTTTTACATAATTATACTTGTACTCACAGATTATCTTCCCTCTCAACCTGGGCCAGAGCTTGCTTTGTGGCCAGCAGCAACCAATATAAAGACGACTAATtggtcaaaatgctgagaataaataACCGTTGAGTGCTCAGGCCTGAACGGGACATCTCTATccaacactacacacacacacagacacagacacacacacacacacacacacacacacacacacactcagggagTACCGCAGAGAGGGACAGAGCAATGCAGGAATAGGACAGCAGAGAGTGCAATGAAAAgctgtcttctggatgtgacatgGCTGCCACACTGTGGGTACCTGCAAGACTCAGCCACCATTCCACCATGGACACTGGGGGCCCATGGGGCTCGAACTGTAGCCAAGAAAGTACTAGCCACCGATGGCTGACCTGGGGAGAGAGTCATGGTTTtgcggggagggaggggtggtgtTGTGTGCTGCTGGAAAATTGTGCTAAGCTCCAGCAGACAACTCCACATCTATGCACATACAGGCTAACTGGATTCAAGTCATTAAAAAAAGCCCTCTTAGAACACATCCATTTCTTAGGTTAGATTTAGTGACTGCCTGTCACACGCAGAATACATCCAATACCCACCATTCCAAACaaaatctaatatatatataatgtatatatatgtgcatatttcttatttattttttgagacagcctcactatgtagcttaagctagctttgaattcatgacccttcctcctcagcttttcaagtgctgggattataggtacatacattaaatttttctttctaattttatttaagagttacaaaacaaaacaaagtttttcCTTACTTTATTAAACCATTCTTTCAAGGACAATCATATATATAGTCATGGATGCTAGAGTGAGGAAATCTTAGGTTGACGAGAGAGAAGTCGCAAGATAATTCCAGGTGCTGTCTTCAGTGATGCTTCTTATCATCATTTGGGGAGGCCAGCAAATATTCAGCCCCTAGAGCTACCACAAATGCAGCAAATCCCCATTTGAACCCTTTGCAAAACACGCTCATGAAGGAGACGTTTTCTGCAAAGCCGCCCATGTATCTCCAAGCCTCATTgctgaaaaagagaagaaaaatgatgatCACGTGCAATTCCCGTTAATTCACTGAGCCAAATACATTTGATCTTCTTCTTTCTTAAATACTGAAATGCTACATTAGTATGTTTTgttcttgtgttttttgtttttttgagacagagtctcattatgtagcctagctgtcctggaacccactttagagcaggctggcctcacagtgacctccctgcctctgtgtcccaagtgctgggattaaaggtgtgggccactgagCCCAGCACTGTTTTCTTTGCTTGGTTTCTACAGGGTCTCACTCTCCGGGCCAAGTGGGCCTCCGACTGTGCCATATCCTGCTTCAGCCCCCTGAGCTCTAAGGACTGAACCAGCACAGCTAGTTCAGAGCAAGACTATTTATACTAAGTCACAGTCGGAATATTTCTGTGGCCGAGGATAATTAAGAATATATGACTAAGTTTCACATAGAAACTATGAAGCTGTCTTCTGTTCCGAGCTGACTGCTTACGTTGTGTCGTGAGTACGAAGCATGCTAATGTGCAGCACACCCTGGCACAGAAGGATGCACCCTGACAAGGTGACTGCTCTCCGAGGCTGCAGCCTTCCCTGTCATAGAGCCTGCGCTTCAGAAGACTGCCCTCCTGCTCTGGTTCCTTCTTCTGACCATGTTGAACAGAGAGGCAAACAGAAAGCCATGCTATATCGAGAAAATGCATAGATAATCTAAATTAGTGGGGGGAAAAATCACTTTATAGGGAACAAAAAAagagtaacttaaaaaaaatgcctctaGTGCCTCACTAGAACATATGGAAACAAATCAAACTAGTTTAGAtgccaaaaccacacaaagatgttAGAAGTCGCTCTGGCTGTGGAGCTCTGGAACTCTGGgactagaccaggctagcctggaactcacagccatcagcctgcctgtgcctcctgagtgcttggattaaaggtgtgcgctaccataCTGGGTCTGTTGCACATTCTGAACAAAATTTTAGGAAATTAAAACCAGCAatgtacaaacaaaaataatttatcatgAAGAAACAGGGCTCAGCCTAGAAAAGCAAGATTGGTTTAGTATTTGGAAATCGATACAAGTAACTCACcacattcacagaaaaaaaaaaaaaaaagctatcaccAGCCCCTCAGTCAATCAGATCACCCAGCGCTACTAACAAGCATGGGTGCTGGCAAGTCTTTCCAGTCCAGCTAAGGAGCCGAACCAGGAACAGAACAAGCTGGGACAATATGGCaagactgatttaaaaaaaaaaaagggaagtttACAGTTTAAGAAAGACACAGTGATGCTGTCTCTGTAGACAAAATGATCATTATTCAATGAAAAATGTAAAGGACGTACAAAAAGATTTACTAGGGCAAAAATTTAGCTAAATAATGAATGGAATATAAAGTCAGTATGTGAAAATTAATTACAATCTTAATTGTCAACAACACAGCTAGACATTGAGATTTAAAATACCACTTCATAGTAtcagaaatatgaataaattcaACAAAATGTTCAAGATATGtataaaattcaagaaaataatgCTTAAAGGTTCAAAAAGTAATTAATCACATGTGTTCTAAAAGACTCATTATTATAAAGGCATAAATTATCTCCAAACTGATGTGAGTTCAATAAAACATGGAAAAGATTCACATTGAAAATTTTTGTGAAATAGTGAGTTAGATCCCAATTAAAATCCAAGTTGGCTATTTGTAGAAACTGATGAGCACATTCtaaaatttaaaggcaaaaaaaaaaaagaaag
This genomic window from Peromyscus leucopus breed LL Stock chromosome 13, UCI_PerLeu_2.1, whole genome shotgun sequence contains:
- the Ndufb3 gene encoding NADH dehydrogenase [ubiquinone] 1 beta subcomplex subunit 3, with amino-acid sequence MAAGHGHDHGHGHGHGHDKLVLPDYRQWKIEGTPLETVQKKLAARGLRDPWARNEAWRYMGGFAENVSFMSVFCKGFKWGFAAFVVALGAEYLLASPNDDKKHH